The Acanthochromis polyacanthus isolate Apoly-LR-REF ecotype Palm Island chromosome 5, KAUST_Apoly_ChrSc, whole genome shotgun sequence genome includes a window with the following:
- the LOC110969600 gene encoding odorant receptor 131-2-like, whose protein sequence is MLVWLALSIINSSMVHTFLRHSLFYENPRYIMFICMVFNDALQLTLVTALYVVSYIFRKIHTSVCCLLIMTAVLTTRSTPLILAGMAVERYISICFPLHYSQMCTVPRTLLLIGIIFILTATPPITDLLITIVKEPPSFFHTTIFCDHSLLFRDRSIYYKNCVFDGAYLSFVALTLLYTYCKIMLTARAASTGLASVKRARNTVVLHGVQLLLCMLAFVVPSLQAALISLFPHLSLEIRYIFFLLVYIIPRFLSPVIYGFRDEQFRKYWTRYLSCRSCSIFKVRPVLLKVNL, encoded by the exons ATGTTGGTGTGGCTGGCCCTGAGCATCATCAACAGCAGCATGGTGCACACCTTCCTCcgacacag TCTCTTCTATGAGAACCCGCGGTACATCATGTTCATCTGCATGGTGTTCAATGATGCTCTGCAGCTGACTCTGGTAACAGCGCTGTACGTGGTCAGCTACATCTTCAGGAAGATCCACACCTCCGTCTGCTGCCTTCTG ATCATGACGGCTGTCCTCACCACCCGCTCCACGCCTCTCATCCTGGCTGGCATGGCCGTGGAGCGCTACATCTCCATCTGCTTCCCGCTCCACTACAGCCAGATGTGCACGGTCCCCCGCACGCTGCTCCTCATCGgcatcatcttcatcctcaCCGCCACACCACCCATCACCGACCTCCTCATCACCATCGTCAAGGAGCCTCCCAGTTTCTTCCACACCACCATCTTCTGCGACCACTCGCTGCTGTTCCGCGACAGGTCCATCTACTATAAGAACTGTGTGTTTGACGGGGCCTACCTCTCCTTCGTGGCCCTCACGCTGCTCTACACCTACTGTAAGATCATGCTGACGGCAAGAGCTGCATCCACAGGTCTGGCCTCTGTGAAGAGAGCCAGGAACACCGTGGTGCTGCATGGGGTGCAG CTGTTGCTGTGCATGCTGGCCTTCGTGGTTCCCTCCCTGCAGGCTGCTCTCATCTCCCTGTTCCCCCACCTGAGCTTGGAGATCCGTTACATCTTCTTCCTGCTCGTCTACATCATCCCTCGTTTTCTGAGCCCTGTGATCTACGGCTTTCGGGACGAGCAGTTCAGGAAGTACTGGACCCGGTACTTGTCTTGTCGGAGCTGCAGCATCTTCAAGGTCAGGCCGGTGCTGCTGAAGGTGAACCTGTAG
- the LOC110969601 gene encoding LOW QUALITY PROTEIN: odorant receptor 131-2-like (The sequence of the model RefSeq protein was modified relative to this genomic sequence to represent the inferred CDS: deleted 1 base in 1 codon), giving the protein MVINDAIQLTVTITLFVLSYIFYKINVSFCCFFILVAVFTTRNTPVNLASMAIERYIAICEPLRHNQICTVRRTHIVIGLIWFISVAPDITDLFVTLATESISFFHESVFCLRPNVFKDPILAYKRQVFDILYFSTVFLILVFTYLKVLFAARALSTEKMSAQKARNTILLHGAQLAMCMLSYISPSVEIMLHIIFPGRILEIRYANYLIVYILPRFLSPIIYSLRDKKFRRHLQMHLLSHRCEKKVASTNDL; this is encoded by the exons ATGGTCATCAATGATGCCATCCAGCTGACGGTCACCATCACGCTCTTTGTGCTCAGCTACATCTTCTACAAGATTAACGTctccttctgctgcttcttcatTTTGGTGGCGGTTTTCACAACTAGAAACACACCGGTCAACTTAGCCAGTATGGCCATAGAGCGCTACATTGCCATCTGCGAGCCCCTACGACACAACCAGATCTGTACAGTGAGGAGGACTCACATCGTCATTGGGCTGATTTGGTTCATCAGTGTGGCTCCAGATATTACAGATCTCTTTGTGACACTGGCTACTGAGTCCATCAGCTTCTTTCATGAATCGGTGTTCTGCTTGCGGCCCAACGTTTTTAAAGATCCGATCTTGGCATACAAAAGGCAGGTTTTTGACATCCTCTACTTCTCCACTGTGTTTCTGATCCTGGTCTTCACCTACTTGAAGGTCTTGTTTGCAGCCAGGGCACTCTCTACGGAGAAGATGTCAGCCCAGAAGGCGAGGAACACCATCCTCCTCCACGGGGCCCAGCTGGCCATGTGCATGCTCTCTTACATCTCCCCCAGCGTGGAGATCATGCTGCATATCATCTTCCCTGGCCGAATCCTTGAGATCAGATATGCAAACTATTTGATTGTCTACATCCTGCCCAGGTTTCTGAGCCCAATCATCTAC TCTCTGAGAGACAAGAAGTTCAGGAGGCATCTCCAGATGCACCTTTTGAGCCACAGATGTGAGAAGAAAGTGGCCAGCACCAATGACTTGTAA